ACAACTTCCCCAATCTCGATGGCCCCTGCGGACTGCCCATGAGCGGTGGCGTTGGCGCCCAGTACACGCCCATTGCTGGCTGGGCACAGGCACTGCGTTATCATGCCAGCGTCCTCAAGGACAGCCGTTACGAGGGCAGCATCGGCGTAGCCCACGGGGGTGAAGCCTCCTGCGCCACCAACGGTTTCTGGTCAGCCCTGACCATCGCCACCACGCAGAAACTGCCGATGCTGTTCTACATCGAAGACAACGGCTATGGCATCTCCACTACCTCCGACTATCAGACTCCCGGTGCCGATATCGCAGCCAATCTGGCATCCTTCAAACAGCTGCGCATTTTCTCCGGCGATGGCACTGACCCTCAAGGCGCCGCTGAGCTGATTGAGTCGGCCGTCAGCTGGGTACGTGAAGGCCATTCCCCGGCGCTGATCCGCCTGACGGTGCCCCGTCTGTGCGGGCACTCTGCGCAGGATACCCAGAGCTATAAAAGCGAAGCCCGCATCGAGGCCGAACAGGCCCGCGACCCCCTGCCCAAACTCAAACACTTTCTGGTGCCGGGTACTCTGTCCGAGGCTGACTGGCAGAAGCTGGAGCAGCAGGCTCAGGCCGATGTGGCGACAGCCCTGAGCGCCGCGCGTGCCCGTCCGCAACCATCTGCTGCCCAGATTACCCGTCACGTCTTCGCTGAAGCCGACTGTCAGGGCATCCCCGAAGTGCAACGTCAGGGGGGTGTTGCGCCGTTCCAGCTGAGCTATCCGGCCGCCAGCACCATTGCAGCGGTAGAAGGTCAGCGCATCAATATGGTGACCGCCATTCGCCGTACGCTGGACAACGAGCTGTCCGTCAATCCACGCATGGTGGTGTTTGGTGAAGATGTCGGCCCCAAAGGCGGCGTCCATGCCGTCACCCTTGGCCTGCAGGACAAGTACGGTAAAGAACGGGTCTTCGACACCAGCCTGTCGGAAGAAGGCATCATCGGCCGGGCACTGGGCATGGCACAGGCAGGATTGCTGCCGGTGCCGGAAATCCAGTTCCGCAAATACGCCGACCCTGCCGAAGAGCAGCTCAATGACTGCGGCACCCTGCGCTGGCGCACCAACAACCGTTTTGCCGCGCCCATGGTGGTGCGCATTCCCGGTGGATTCTTCAAATGCGGCGACCCCTGGCACAGCCAGACCGCCGAAGTGAAATGGACCCATGCCATCGGCTGGCAGGTGGCCATGCCGTCCAACGCGGCGGATGCGGTGGGCCTGCTGCGTTTTGCCCTGCGCGACAACAACCCAACCATTTTCTTCGAGCATCGCAACCTGCTCGATGATGTGTCCGCCCGTCGTCCGTACCCTGGCGACCAGTACGTCATTCCCTTTGGCAAGGCCGCCACCCTGCTGCAGGGCGAGCGGCTGACACTGGTCACCTGGGGTGGCATGGTACCCCGCTGCCTGAAAGCCGCCGAAATGAGTGGCGTCAGCGTCGAGGTACTGGATCTGCGCACCCTGTCTCCCTGGGATAAAGAAGCCGTGCTGACATCGGTAAAAAAGACCGGCCGCTGCCTGATCGTCCATGAAGACAACTTCACCGCCGGGTTCGGCGCTGAAATCGCCGCGACGCTGGCCAACGACTGCTTCTTCGATCTGGATGCACCGGTCAGACGCCTGACCATGCCAGACATTCCCAGCCCCCATCATCCGGCATTGCTCAATGCGGTAGTGCCGACACCCGAAGTGATTTGTGCTGCTATCCAGCAGCTGGTGGAGGTGTGAGATGGGCTCGATGATTAACGTCAGGCTGCCTGCCGGTCAGCTGGAAGGCACCGCGGCCACCCTGCTCAACTGGCTGGTTCGCCCCGGTGAAAAAGTGCAGAAGGATCAGCCACTGGTGGAGCTGGAGACCGACAAGGTCACCATGGAAGTCGCTTCACCCGCTGACGGTTTCGTTGATCAACTACTGCTGGATGCCGGTGCAGAAGTCACCATGGAAAGTATTCTGGCCATTCTCAGTGATCAGCACGCGGACGACTTCGCTGCAGAAACGCCGACAGCAGCACAACCCGCTGTGGCAGATACGCTGGTCGCCAGCGTAGTCGAGCCGTCGACCAGCCACCCGCTGCTCAGCCCCGCCGTGCGCAGGCTGGCCAAGCAGCACCAGCTCGATCTGCATCAGCTGTCCGGCTCCGGCAAAGGGGGTCGGATCACCAAGAGTGACGTACTGAACTACCTGAGTAGCGCACAGGCTCAACCTTCTGCAGCCGCCAGCGCACCGCAGCAGGCCATGCCTGCACTGACTCAACCCG
This genomic interval from Pokkaliibacter sp. MBI-7 contains the following:
- a CDS encoding transketolase C-terminal domain-containing protein encodes the protein MSRSNAARVAASDLHPQAHIDWYQVAYQLLVSRALDDLEEGTLVPAKEVLYQFSARGHDLSQIILGQLLKHPRDAVSGYYRSRPLMLSLGLSLEDALGGPLMKAGGYSDGRDIGVVHNFPNLDGPCGLPMSGGVGAQYTPIAGWAQALRYHASVLKDSRYEGSIGVAHGGEASCATNGFWSALTIATTQKLPMLFYIEDNGYGISTTSDYQTPGADIAANLASFKQLRIFSGDGTDPQGAAELIESAVSWVREGHSPALIRLTVPRLCGHSAQDTQSYKSEARIEAEQARDPLPKLKHFLVPGTLSEADWQKLEQQAQADVATALSAARARPQPSAAQITRHVFAEADCQGIPEVQRQGGVAPFQLSYPAASTIAAVEGQRINMVTAIRRTLDNELSVNPRMVVFGEDVGPKGGVHAVTLGLQDKYGKERVFDTSLSEEGIIGRALGMAQAGLLPVPEIQFRKYADPAEEQLNDCGTLRWRTNNRFAAPMVVRIPGGFFKCGDPWHSQTAEVKWTHAIGWQVAMPSNAADAVGLLRFALRDNNPTIFFEHRNLLDDVSARRPYPGDQYVIPFGKAATLLQGERLTLVTWGGMVPRCLKAAEMSGVSVEVLDLRTLSPWDKEAVLTSVKKTGRCLIVHEDNFTAGFGAEIAATLANDCFFDLDAPVRRLTMPDIPSPHHPALLNAVVPTPEVICAAIQQLVEV